Proteins from a single region of Verrucosispora sp. NA02020:
- a CDS encoding cellulose binding domain-containing protein — MTISNRHGVRPLNPPLRLSRRGRAALAASLLLATGALLGVAPPSVGAATAPVAVTVNARAGLAAVPDTALGVNHAIWDSQLGTTETSDLLRAAGVQMMRYPGGSYADIYHWRDHTAPGGYVAPNTDFDTFMAGVRRAGAQPMIIANYGTGTPQEAAEWVRYANVTKGYGARYWAVGNENYGNGHYGSAWEADEHPDKSATYYANLVVDYADAMKAVDPDIKVGAVLTMPANWPDGLTAGADPGPWNQTVLSIAGPKIDFVDVHWYPGGSPAESLPRTSHITDAVHLLRQQISRYAGPDADRIGISLTEVNVTAEGMTSQPAALFLADAYSGLLANGVFTVQWWNVRNGIGKVTTVAGQTDYGDFGMLSSGTCTSDGSVCEPPLNTPFASYHGLTMMSRFARTGDQFIRAGTSDPLVAAHAVRRANGEVAVLLINKDPENAREVSVDYAGFAPSAAAPTVHTHTNGATAVTTAQSGSATSRILPPYSLTTLVVRPAAAPGGQPGAPGRPTVDDVTHRSATISWPAATRGAAPIAKYEVYRQYGAVSEQLGETSGTSLTVDNLAPGARYTVNVLTRDTAGRVSWSSPPLTFTTGSPASSTCAVRFASTTDWGNGYVADVEVANTGTSAVDGWTLTWTWPTSWQQVSSGWNANWEQVGTAVRVTATDDNRRIPAGGTVGTGFVGAYSGPNVTPTAFRLNGTLCSVR; from the coding sequence ATGACCATCTCGAACAGGCACGGTGTTCGACCCCTGAACCCGCCGTTGCGACTCTCCCGGCGCGGCCGAGCGGCCCTGGCGGCGAGCCTGCTGCTCGCCACCGGCGCGCTGCTCGGTGTCGCGCCGCCCAGCGTCGGCGCGGCGACGGCACCGGTGGCGGTGACGGTGAACGCGCGGGCCGGGCTGGCCGCCGTGCCGGACACCGCCCTCGGCGTGAACCACGCCATCTGGGACTCGCAGTTGGGCACCACGGAGACGTCGGACCTGCTGCGCGCGGCCGGCGTGCAGATGATGCGGTACCCCGGCGGTTCGTACGCCGACATCTACCACTGGCGTGACCACACCGCACCGGGTGGGTACGTCGCGCCGAACACCGACTTCGACACCTTCATGGCCGGGGTACGCCGGGCCGGCGCCCAGCCGATGATCATCGCGAACTACGGCACCGGCACGCCGCAGGAGGCGGCCGAGTGGGTGCGGTACGCCAACGTGACCAAGGGATACGGCGCCCGCTACTGGGCCGTCGGCAACGAGAACTACGGCAACGGCCACTACGGATCGGCCTGGGAGGCCGACGAGCACCCGGACAAGAGCGCCACGTACTACGCGAACCTGGTGGTCGACTACGCCGACGCGATGAAGGCCGTCGATCCGGACATCAAGGTCGGCGCGGTGCTGACCATGCCGGCGAACTGGCCGGACGGGCTGACCGCCGGTGCCGACCCGGGACCCTGGAACCAGACCGTCCTGTCGATCGCCGGACCGAAGATCGATTTCGTCGACGTGCACTGGTACCCGGGTGGCAGCCCGGCCGAGTCGCTGCCCCGGACCAGCCACATCACCGACGCGGTGCACCTGCTCCGGCAGCAGATCAGCCGGTACGCCGGACCGGACGCGGACCGCATCGGCATCAGCCTCACCGAGGTGAACGTGACCGCCGAGGGGATGACCAGCCAACCGGCCGCGTTGTTCCTGGCCGACGCCTACAGCGGGCTGCTCGCCAACGGGGTCTTCACCGTGCAGTGGTGGAACGTGCGCAACGGCATCGGCAAGGTGACGACCGTGGCCGGGCAGACCGACTACGGCGACTTCGGGATGCTCTCCAGCGGCACCTGCACCTCGGACGGGTCGGTCTGCGAGCCGCCGCTGAACACGCCGTTCGCGTCGTACCACGGGCTGACCATGATGAGCCGGTTCGCGCGGACCGGCGACCAGTTCATCCGGGCCGGCACCAGTGACCCGCTGGTCGCCGCGCACGCGGTGCGCCGCGCCAACGGGGAGGTCGCGGTGCTGCTGATCAACAAGGACCCGGAGAACGCGCGGGAGGTCAGCGTCGACTACGCCGGGTTCGCCCCGTCGGCCGCCGCGCCGACCGTGCACACCCACACCAACGGCGCCACCGCCGTCACCACCGCGCAGTCCGGCAGCGCGACCAGCCGGATCCTGCCGCCGTACTCGCTGACCACGCTCGTGGTGCGTCCGGCCGCCGCGCCGGGTGGTCAGCCGGGCGCACCCGGCCGACCCACGGTCGACGACGTCACCCACCGCAGCGCGACCATCTCCTGGCCGGCGGCCACCCGGGGCGCCGCCCCGATCGCCAAGTACGAGGTGTACCGGCAGTACGGCGCGGTCAGCGAACAGCTCGGGGAGACCTCGGGCACCAGTCTCACCGTGGACAACCTCGCCCCCGGCGCCCGGTACACGGTCAACGTGCTGACCCGTGACACCGCGGGTCGGGTCTCCTGGTCGTCCCCGCCGCTCACCTTCACCACCGGCAGCCCGGCGAGCAGCACCTGCGCCGTCCGCTTCGCCAGCACCACGGACTGGGGCAACGGTTACGTGGCCGACGTCGAGGTGGCGAACACCGGGACGAGTGCGGTCGACGGCTGGACGCTGACCTGGACCTGGCCGACGAGTTGGCAGCAGGTCAGCAGCGGCTGGAACGCGAACTGGGAACAGGTCGGCACCGCCGTGCGGGTGACCGCCACCGACGACAACCGCCGGATCCCCGCCGGGGGGACGGTCGGCACCGGGTTCGTCGGGGCGTACAGCGGCCCGAACGTGACGCCGACCGCCTTCCGGCTCAACG
- a CDS encoding bifunctional helix-turn-helix transcriptional regulator/GNAT family N-acetyltransferase, which translates to MDRGLVDVVRRFNRTVTQRVGALDDDYLARHRPLGQARLLWEIGPAGAEVAALRTRLDLDAGHLSRLLRTLEAAGLVVVGPGDGDRRVRAARLTEDGHAEWNLLDRRSDELAWSMLAPLTDGQRGRLTAAMAEVERLLMASLVDIAPCHPRDPRARACLRAYVRELDERFEAGFDPGGDDEPDLVEPDGLFLVATLATEPVGCGGLRFDPGAPAEIKRLWVSGSVRGLGVGRRLLTELERHAVAGGADAVRLDTNGALTEAIRLYRSAGYHEIPRYNANPYAHHWFAKSLTATGQG; encoded by the coding sequence GTGGATCGTGGACTGGTCGACGTGGTGCGGCGCTTCAACCGCACCGTCACCCAACGGGTCGGCGCACTCGACGACGACTACCTCGCCCGCCACCGGCCCCTGGGGCAGGCGCGGCTGCTCTGGGAGATCGGTCCGGCCGGAGCCGAGGTGGCCGCGCTGCGTACCCGGCTGGATCTCGACGCCGGTCACCTGAGCCGGCTGCTCCGCACCCTGGAAGCGGCCGGGCTCGTCGTGGTCGGTCCCGGCGACGGCGACCGGCGCGTCCGTGCCGCTCGCCTCACCGAGGACGGGCACGCCGAGTGGAACCTGCTCGACCGCAGGTCCGACGAGTTGGCCTGGTCGATGCTCGCGCCGCTGACCGACGGGCAGCGCGGCCGGCTCACCGCCGCCATGGCCGAGGTCGAGCGGCTGCTGATGGCGTCACTGGTCGACATCGCACCCTGTCATCCCCGCGACCCCCGGGCGCGGGCCTGCCTGCGGGCGTACGTGCGGGAGCTGGACGAGCGCTTCGAGGCGGGTTTCGACCCGGGCGGCGACGACGAGCCCGACCTCGTCGAGCCGGACGGATTGTTCCTGGTCGCAACGCTCGCCACCGAACCGGTGGGCTGCGGCGGACTGCGTTTCGACCCCGGCGCGCCCGCCGAGATCAAACGCCTGTGGGTGTCCGGGTCGGTACGCGGACTCGGGGTCGGCCGGAGGTTGCTCACCGAGTTGGAGCGGCACGCCGTGGCGGGCGGGGCGGACGCCGTACGCCTCGACACGAACGGCGCTCTCACCGAGGCGATCCGGCTCTACCGCAGCGCGGGCTACCACGAGATCCCGCGCTACAACGCCAACCCGTACGCGCACCACTGGTTCGCCAAGTCCCTGACGGCCACGGGCCAGGGTTGA
- a CDS encoding acyl-CoA dehydrogenase family protein, producing MATHEVFNQVPPLVGHDVADDPALLAGLAREGADWATADLHELGRLAGGEAAAEHGRLANEHPPTLRTHDRYGRRVDEVEFHPSWHELMRTAVGHGLHAAPWADPRAGAHVARAAGFYTWRPDAGHGCPISMTYAAVPALRHAPELADRYEPLITARVYDFGLREPLGKRGLLAGMSMTEKQGGSDVRANTTTARPQADGSYRLVGHKWFTSAPMSDLFLTLAQTPEGPTCFLLPRVLPDGSRNPMRLMRLKDKLGNRSNASAEVEYDDAVAWRVGDEGRGVRTIIDMVNLTRLDCVIGAAAGMRQGVITAAHHAAHRRAFGRYLADQPLMRNVLADLAVESEAATVLMMRLAGATDRSVRGDAVETAFKRIALAVGKYWVCKRWPGHAAEALECLGGNGYVEESGMPRLFRESPLNSIWEGSGNVAALDVLRALTGQPEVRAAFEAEVGMAAGADSRLDAAVHQLQVALDDPVDLEVRARRVVEQLALVVQGALLVRHGHPAVADAFCASRLGVDRGHAYGTLPAGVDFAAIIDRATPKVA from the coding sequence GTGGCCACGCACGAGGTGTTCAACCAGGTTCCGCCGTTGGTCGGTCACGACGTCGCCGACGACCCGGCGCTGCTGGCCGGACTGGCCCGCGAGGGCGCCGACTGGGCAACGGCAGACCTGCATGAACTCGGCCGACTGGCGGGCGGCGAGGCCGCCGCCGAGCACGGTCGGCTGGCCAACGAACACCCGCCGACGCTGCGCACCCACGACCGCTACGGCCGCCGGGTCGACGAGGTGGAGTTCCACCCGTCCTGGCACGAACTGATGCGGACCGCCGTCGGCCACGGGCTGCACGCCGCGCCCTGGGCCGACCCGCGCGCCGGCGCACACGTCGCCCGCGCGGCGGGGTTCTACACGTGGCGGCCGGACGCCGGTCACGGGTGCCCGATCTCGATGACCTATGCCGCGGTGCCGGCGCTGCGGCACGCACCGGAGCTGGCCGACCGCTACGAGCCGCTGATCACCGCCCGGGTGTACGACTTCGGGCTGCGTGAGCCACTGGGCAAGCGGGGACTGCTGGCGGGCATGTCGATGACGGAGAAGCAGGGCGGCTCCGACGTCCGCGCGAACACCACCACCGCGCGCCCCCAGGCCGACGGCAGCTACCGACTGGTCGGGCACAAGTGGTTCACCTCGGCACCGATGAGCGACCTGTTCCTGACGCTGGCCCAGACCCCGGAGGGACCGACCTGCTTCCTGCTGCCCCGGGTGCTGCCCGACGGCAGCCGCAACCCGATGCGGCTGATGCGCCTGAAGGACAAGCTGGGTAACCGGTCCAACGCCTCCGCCGAGGTCGAGTACGACGACGCGGTCGCCTGGCGGGTCGGTGACGAGGGGCGGGGTGTCCGCACCATCATCGACATGGTCAACCTGACCCGGCTGGACTGCGTGATCGGCGCGGCGGCCGGGATGCGGCAGGGCGTGATCACCGCGGCGCACCACGCGGCGCACCGGCGGGCCTTCGGCCGCTATCTCGCCGACCAGCCGCTGATGCGCAACGTCCTGGCCGACCTGGCGGTCGAGTCCGAGGCGGCGACCGTGCTGATGATGCGCCTCGCCGGGGCGACGGACCGCTCCGTGCGAGGTGACGCGGTGGAGACGGCGTTCAAGCGGATCGCCCTGGCCGTCGGCAAGTACTGGGTCTGCAAGCGGTGGCCGGGGCACGCCGCCGAGGCCCTGGAGTGCCTGGGCGGCAACGGTTACGTCGAGGAGTCCGGGATGCCCCGACTGTTCCGCGAGTCGCCGCTCAACTCGATCTGGGAGGGCTCCGGCAACGTCGCCGCGCTGGACGTGCTGCGGGCGTTGACCGGGCAACCCGAGGTACGGGCCGCGTTCGAGGCCGAGGTGGGCATGGCGGCCGGGGCGGACTCCCGGCTCGACGCGGCGGTGCACCAGCTCCAGGTCGCCCTGGACGACCCGGTGGACCTGGAGGTGCGGGCCCGTCGGGTGGTCGAGCAGTTGGCCCTGGTGGTGCAGGGCGCGCTGCTGGTGCGCCACGGTCATCCGGCCGTCGCCGACGCCTTCTGCGCCTCCCGCCTCGGCGTCGACCGGGGGCACGCGTACGGCACTTTGCCGGCCGGCGTCGACTTCGCCGCGATCATCGACCGGGCCACCCCCAAGGTGGCCTGA
- a CDS encoding glycoside hydrolase 43 family protein, with protein MLTVGRRAPAQRSRAAIRRRRATALTATAALLGAGLVTTGGTAQAAEPWSPRSSYTSTDRGDGTYTVPLLRADVPDIGVERVPAAENAEGRDIYYMISTTMHLSPGAPIMKSYDLVNWEIVNYVFDRASIGDSFSLRNGQNSYGQGQWASSLRYHDGMFYVAFNTNNLGGAYIYRTDDIENGAWQRTALGRGLHDPSLFFDHDGTAYIFYGNGNISAVRLNSALTAVVQDYPNVFTANDYAGRPFIGGLFEGAQFYHINGYYYAVIITWPSGQGRQVVMLRSPELLGRHTSEGGVNTYEARGVLNSNGFAQGSLVPIAREGGQTDWHGMFFRDTFPIGRIPALIPATWSEDGWPTFGTNGVVPVEGAFAKPIALSPEQERFERQKSIVVSDDFANDAPHRAYMDEEWTAPTPEIEEEIRPNGSRLDMAWEWNHAPDNRHWSLTDRAGWLRLTTGKVVTGGYVYTKLSNRAELAWFEEARNTLSQRTFGPRQSVETRMDISRMTDGDVAGLAAYNRGFSYVAVKRAGGVNTLGVVNRGQPFAVDLDQATLENFLPGTTVPLGDATEVHVKADLDFASPTGQLWTTFHYSLDGVTWTQMGNRVGPQTLDGSLAHFMGHRVGLFNYATQQTGGQVDFDHYLLSDTLTAQNRPLDTGALDAAIAYAATLDESAYPADAWAAMRATLAAATTARAGTFGTQNQIDAPERALSYQLARLGVLRSATLPVTVTAQTRCVGGKAYVAVQARNDHDAPVDVVLESAYGRRSVPDVAPGAHAFQQFAARGAAAPAGTATVRVTGTVDGRDVTTVRTAAYPATTCGG; from the coding sequence ATGCTCACCGTCGGCCGTCGCGCCCCGGCCCAGCGGTCCCGCGCCGCGATCCGGCGTCGGCGGGCCACCGCCCTCACCGCGACCGCCGCGCTGCTCGGCGCCGGACTGGTCACCACCGGCGGCACCGCGCAGGCCGCCGAGCCCTGGTCGCCCCGATCGTCGTACACCTCGACCGACCGGGGTGACGGCACCTACACCGTGCCACTGCTCCGGGCAGACGTGCCGGACATCGGCGTCGAACGGGTGCCGGCCGCGGAGAACGCCGAGGGCCGGGACATCTACTACATGATCAGCACCACCATGCACCTGAGCCCGGGTGCGCCGATCATGAAGTCGTACGACCTGGTGAACTGGGAGATCGTCAACTACGTCTTCGACCGGGCGAGCATCGGCGACTCGTTCTCGCTGCGCAACGGCCAGAACTCGTACGGCCAGGGCCAGTGGGCGTCGTCTCTGCGCTACCACGACGGCATGTTCTACGTCGCCTTCAACACCAACAACCTCGGCGGCGCCTACATCTATCGCACCGACGACATCGAGAACGGCGCGTGGCAGCGCACGGCCCTCGGTCGCGGCCTGCACGACCCGTCCCTCTTCTTCGACCACGACGGTACGGCGTACATCTTCTACGGCAACGGAAACATCAGCGCGGTGCGGCTCAACTCCGCACTGACCGCCGTCGTGCAGGACTACCCGAACGTCTTCACCGCCAACGACTACGCCGGCCGGCCCTTCATCGGCGGACTCTTCGAGGGCGCCCAGTTCTACCACATCAACGGCTACTACTACGCCGTCATCATCACCTGGCCCTCCGGCCAGGGACGTCAGGTCGTCATGCTCCGTTCGCCGGAGCTGCTCGGGCGCCACACCTCCGAGGGCGGGGTCAACACCTACGAGGCGCGCGGCGTGCTCAACTCCAACGGCTTCGCGCAGGGCAGCCTCGTGCCGATCGCCCGAGAGGGTGGTCAGACCGACTGGCACGGCATGTTCTTCCGGGACACCTTCCCGATCGGCCGCATCCCGGCGCTCATCCCCGCGACCTGGTCCGAGGACGGCTGGCCGACCTTCGGCACCAACGGTGTGGTGCCGGTGGAGGGCGCGTTCGCCAAGCCGATCGCGCTCAGCCCGGAGCAGGAGCGGTTCGAGCGGCAGAAGTCCATCGTGGTCTCGGACGACTTCGCCAACGACGCACCGCACAGGGCGTACATGGACGAGGAGTGGACCGCCCCGACGCCGGAGATCGAGGAGGAGATCAGGCCCAACGGATCGCGGCTGGACATGGCCTGGGAGTGGAACCACGCGCCGGACAACCGCCACTGGTCGCTGACCGACCGGGCGGGCTGGCTGCGGCTGACCACCGGCAAGGTGGTCACCGGCGGCTACGTCTACACCAAGCTCTCCAACCGCGCCGAGCTGGCCTGGTTCGAGGAGGCCCGCAACACGCTGTCGCAGCGGACCTTCGGGCCCCGACAGTCCGTCGAGACCAGGATGGACATCTCCCGGATGACCGACGGCGACGTCGCGGGTCTGGCCGCCTACAACCGGGGCTTCTCGTACGTGGCGGTCAAGCGTGCCGGTGGGGTGAACACGCTCGGCGTGGTCAACCGGGGGCAGCCCTTCGCCGTCGACCTCGACCAGGCGACGCTGGAGAACTTCCTGCCCGGCACGACGGTGCCGCTCGGCGACGCGACCGAGGTGCACGTGAAGGCGGACCTCGACTTCGCCTCGCCCACCGGGCAGCTCTGGACCACGTTCCACTACAGCCTGGACGGGGTGACCTGGACGCAGATGGGCAACCGGGTGGGTCCGCAGACGCTGGACGGCAGTCTGGCCCACTTCATGGGGCACCGGGTCGGCCTGTTCAACTACGCCACCCAGCAGACCGGTGGTCAGGTCGACTTCGACCACTACCTGCTCAGCGACACGCTCACCGCGCAGAACCGGCCGTTGGACACCGGCGCGCTGGACGCGGCCATCGCGTACGCGGCCACGCTCGACGAGTCGGCGTACCCGGCCGACGCCTGGGCCGCCATGCGTGCCACGCTCGCCGCCGCCACGACGGCCCGGGCCGGCACGTTCGGCACCCAGAACCAGATCGACGCGCCGGAACGGGCGCTGAGCTACCAGTTGGCCCGGCTCGGGGTGCTGCGCAGTGCCACACTCCCGGTCACGGTGACCGCCCAGACGCGGTGCGTCGGCGGTAAGGCGTACGTGGCGGTGCAGGCCCGCAACGACCACGACGCT
- a CDS encoding beta-L-arabinofuranosidase domain-containing protein, translating into MPHPSLNRRHLLQAAGVAAVAGTVGPVLGGQAAGAAIPPARPDIGVSAYAFDPGQVRLTASRWLDNQNRTLTYLRFVDVNRLLYNFRANHRLSTGGAAALGGWEAPSFPFRTHSQGHFLTAWAQMWAVLGDTTCRDKANLMVAELAKCQANNAAAGFNTGYLCGYPESDFTAVENRTLSNGNVPYYTIHKTMAGLLDVWRHIGNTQAREVLLALAGWVDWRTGRLSSAQMQAMLGTEFGGMNAVLTDLYQQTGDARWLAAAQRFDHAAVFNPLAANSDQLNGLHANTQIPKWIGAAREFKATGTTRYRDIAGNAWNLTVNTRTYAIGGNSQAEHFRAPNAIAGYLRNDTCEHCNTYNMLKLTRELWLLDPNRVAYFDFYERALLNHLIGAQNPADAHGHVTYFTPLQPGGRRGVGPAWGGGTWSTDYNSFWCCQGTGLESNTTLMDAIYFHNGSTLTVNLFMPSVLTWSQRGITVTQSTSFPAGDTTTLTVTGSVGGSWTMRIRIPAWTQGATVSVNGTAQNIATAPGTYAALTRNWSSGDTVTVRLPMRVVAEPTNDNSTVVALRYGPAVLSGNYGNTALSALPALVTASVTRTSSTALTFTATANGATVNLIPFYDAHGHNYTVYWSAGGQGGTGSATFRLVNVASGLVLGVENMSTADGAPALQWGDTGTADHDWQLVVDGAAVRFRNAHSGKVLGVQDMSTADNAQVLQWGDTGTADHRWTVVDVGDGSHKIRNGHTGKLLAVLNGSTAQGARVVQDPDNGTPDNQWRFLPNGARRIQNVGSGQVLGVQNMSTADGGLVIQWGDTGTADHLWTALVDSNGYLRFRNSHSGKVLGLENSGTGAGTRVVQWADNGAGANRWRLRYGSAGAFRIQSGTGGRVLGVSGSSSAQGAQIVLADDTGGNANLWRFV; encoded by the coding sequence ATGCCCCACCCGTCCCTGAACCGTCGTCACCTGCTCCAGGCCGCCGGCGTGGCGGCCGTCGCCGGCACCGTCGGCCCCGTGCTGGGCGGCCAGGCCGCAGGTGCGGCGATCCCTCCGGCCCGGCCCGACATCGGCGTCTCCGCGTACGCCTTCGACCCGGGTCAGGTCCGGCTGACCGCGAGCCGGTGGCTGGACAACCAGAACCGGACGCTGACCTACCTGCGTTTCGTCGACGTCAACCGGCTGCTCTACAACTTCCGCGCCAACCACCGCCTCTCCACCGGCGGCGCTGCGGCGCTCGGCGGGTGGGAGGCGCCGTCCTTCCCCTTCCGGACCCACTCCCAGGGGCACTTCCTGACCGCCTGGGCACAGATGTGGGCCGTGCTGGGCGACACGACGTGCCGCGACAAGGCCAACCTGATGGTGGCCGAGCTGGCCAAGTGCCAGGCCAACAACGCGGCGGCCGGGTTCAACACCGGATACCTCTGCGGCTATCCCGAGTCCGACTTCACCGCCGTGGAGAACCGCACGCTCAGCAACGGCAACGTGCCGTACTACACGATCCACAAGACCATGGCCGGGCTGCTCGACGTGTGGCGGCACATCGGCAACACCCAGGCCCGCGAGGTGCTGCTGGCGCTCGCCGGCTGGGTGGACTGGCGTACCGGGCGGCTCAGCTCCGCGCAGATGCAGGCCATGCTGGGCACCGAGTTCGGTGGCATGAACGCGGTGCTGACCGACCTGTACCAGCAGACCGGCGACGCGCGCTGGCTGGCCGCTGCCCAGCGCTTCGACCACGCCGCCGTGTTCAACCCGCTCGCCGCCAACTCCGACCAGCTCAACGGGTTGCACGCCAACACCCAGATCCCGAAGTGGATCGGTGCGGCCCGGGAGTTCAAGGCGACCGGCACCACCCGGTACCGCGACATCGCCGGCAACGCCTGGAACCTCACCGTCAACACCCGCACCTACGCGATCGGCGGCAACAGCCAGGCCGAACACTTCCGGGCACCGAACGCCATCGCCGGGTACCTGCGCAACGACACCTGCGAGCACTGCAACACGTACAACATGCTCAAGCTGACCCGGGAGCTGTGGCTGCTCGACCCGAACCGGGTCGCGTACTTCGACTTCTACGAGCGGGCGCTGCTCAACCACCTGATCGGGGCGCAGAACCCGGCCGACGCCCACGGCCACGTCACCTACTTCACGCCGCTGCAACCGGGTGGCCGTCGCGGCGTGGGTCCGGCCTGGGGCGGCGGCACCTGGAGCACCGACTACAACTCCTTCTGGTGCTGCCAGGGCACCGGCCTGGAGAGCAACACCACGCTGATGGACGCGATCTACTTCCACAACGGCAGCACGCTGACGGTGAACCTGTTCATGCCGTCGGTGCTGACCTGGTCGCAGCGCGGCATCACCGTCACCCAGTCCACCAGCTTCCCGGCCGGCGACACCACCACGCTGACCGTCACCGGCAGCGTCGGCGGATCGTGGACGATGCGGATCCGCATCCCGGCCTGGACGCAGGGCGCGACGGTCAGCGTCAACGGCACGGCGCAGAACATCGCCACCGCACCGGGCACGTACGCCGCGCTGACCCGCAACTGGTCCTCGGGCGACACGGTGACCGTCCGCCTGCCGATGCGGGTGGTCGCGGAGCCGACCAACGACAACTCGACCGTGGTGGCGCTGCGGTACGGCCCGGCGGTGCTCTCCGGCAACTACGGCAACACCGCGCTGTCGGCGCTGCCCGCCCTGGTGACCGCCTCGGTGACCCGCACCAGCAGCACGGCGCTCACCTTCACCGCGACCGCGAACGGCGCCACCGTCAACCTGATCCCGTTCTATGACGCGCACGGCCACAACTACACCGTCTACTGGAGCGCCGGCGGCCAGGGCGGCACCGGTAGTGCGACGTTCCGGCTGGTCAACGTCGCCAGCGGACTGGTCCTCGGGGTCGAGAACATGTCCACCGCCGACGGCGCCCCCGCGCTGCAGTGGGGCGACACCGGCACCGCCGACCACGACTGGCAGCTCGTGGTCGACGGCGCGGCGGTGCGGTTCCGCAACGCCCACAGCGGCAAGGTCCTCGGCGTGCAGGACATGTCCACCGCCGACAACGCCCAGGTCCTGCAGTGGGGCGACACCGGCACCGCCGACCACCGGTGGACGGTGGTGGACGTAGGCGACGGCTCCCACAAGATCCGCAACGGGCACACCGGCAAGCTGCTCGCCGTCCTCAACGGCTCGACGGCCCAGGGCGCCCGGGTGGTGCAGGACCCGGACAACGGCACGCCGGACAACCAGTGGCGGTTCCTCCCCAACGGTGCGCGACGGATCCAGAACGTGGGCAGCGGCCAGGTGTTGGGCGTGCAGAACATGTCCACGGCCGACGGTGGTCTGGTGATCCAGTGGGGCGACACCGGCACCGCCGACCACCTCTGGACCGCGCTCGTGGACAGCAACGGCTACCTGCGGTTCCGCAACTCGCACAGCGGCAAGGTGCTGGGGCTGGAGAACAGCGGCACCGGGGCCGGCACGCGGGTGGTGCAGTGGGCCGACAACGGCGCGGGAGCCAACCGATGGCGGCTGCGGTACGGCTCCGCCGGCGCCTTCCGGATCCAGTCCGGCACCGGCGGTCGCGTTCTCGGCGTCAGCGGTTCCTCGTCCGCCCAGGGGGCCCAGATCGTGCTCGCCGACGACACCGGCGGCAACGCCAACCTCTGGCGGTTCGTCTAG
- a CDS encoding MFS transporter — protein sequence MAGGRATVPGTYWAWLGGTAVSLVGVQALAFAMAFVAAGYGGRFAALVLTAINLPRALLLMAGGAVADRVGPWRVMIVSDAAMVVVTLSLALAAWSSTDPRPPLLIAALATGVVDAFHLPSSGSMPRRLVPPAVLAPAMSARQLAGQLALFAGPALGGLLLASVGLAGAALVNAATFAVMLSILVALHRRYRSTDDASASGPEAAPVWRAALDGLRVSATHPALRPTLLLTGAAAGFLLPVSSLVLPLLARERAWSPSATGTVVAGLAAGTAVVAVTVLVRGAASRPGATAVAGLLTAAVGMVALAVGGAPGWSVAAAATVGVGSGLFATHVGPLILAAAPATHLARVQSVLVLVQSLPLLLTTALLGTVAEIADASLVLHGCAGALTVSALTALASPVLRG from the coding sequence GTGGCGGGTGGTCGGGCGACGGTGCCCGGCACGTACTGGGCCTGGCTCGGCGGGACTGCGGTGAGCCTGGTCGGCGTACAGGCCCTGGCGTTCGCGATGGCCTTCGTGGCGGCCGGGTACGGCGGTCGCTTCGCCGCCCTGGTGCTGACCGCGATCAACCTGCCCCGGGCGCTGCTGCTGATGGCCGGTGGTGCGGTGGCGGACCGGGTCGGACCCTGGCGCGTCATGATCGTCTCCGACGCGGCGATGGTGGTGGTGACCCTGTCGCTGGCCCTCGCCGCCTGGTCGTCGACCGACCCGCGCCCGCCGCTGCTGATCGCCGCCCTGGCCACCGGCGTGGTGGACGCCTTCCACCTGCCCAGCAGCGGGTCGATGCCGCGTCGCCTGGTGCCGCCGGCCGTCCTGGCGCCCGCGATGTCGGCACGCCAGCTCGCCGGTCAACTGGCCCTGTTCGCCGGCCCGGCCCTCGGCGGTCTGCTCCTCGCGTCGGTCGGCCTGGCCGGTGCGGCGCTGGTCAACGCCGCGACCTTCGCGGTGATGCTGTCGATCCTGGTCGCCCTCCACCGCCGGTACCGGTCGACCGACGACGCATCCGCGTCCGGTCCGGAGGCGGCACCGGTGTGGCGGGCCGCCCTGGACGGGCTTCGCGTCTCCGCCACCCACCCCGCCCTGCGCCCCACGTTGCTGCTCACCGGAGCCGCCGCAGGGTTCCTGCTGCCGGTCTCGTCCCTGGTGCTGCCGTTGCTGGCCCGCGAGCGCGCGTGGTCACCGTCGGCCACCGGCACGGTCGTCGCCGGCCTCGCTGCGGGTACCGCCGTCGTCGCAGTGACGGTGCTGGTGCGAGGCGCGGCATCCCGGCCGGGCGCGACGGCGGTCGCCGGACTGCTGACGGCCGCCGTCGGGATGGTCGCCCTGGCGGTGGGCGGCGCGCCGGGATGGTCGGTCGCCGCCGCGGCCACCGTCGGCGTCGGGTCGGGCCTGTTCGCCACCCACGTCGGCCCGCTGATCCTGGCCGCCGCCCCGGCGACACACCTGGCCCGGGTGCAGTCCGTGCTGGTACTAGTGCAGAGCCTGCCGCTGCTGCTGACCACGGCGCTGCTCGGCACCGTCGCCGAGATCGCGGACGCCTCGCTGGTGCTCCACGGCTGCGCCGGAGCGCTCACGGTGTCCGCCCTGACCGCGTTGGCCTCACCGGTGCTGCGCGGATGA